The Sphingobacterium bambusae genome includes a window with the following:
- a CDS encoding response regulator produces MKKKIIIGYAEDSTITQLLLKTLIKQDNRFELLIEAEHGHMLLEKLAIAEQQVAVCILDLYMQPGNGIETASSIRERFPDIVTIGYSTSTEEQDISDMKAAGVVAVFDKNKVSVGELLNHIHDYLSDLG; encoded by the coding sequence ATGAAGAAAAAGATAATTATTGGGTACGCCGAAGATTCCACCATCACCCAACTGCTCTTAAAAACTCTGATCAAACAGGACAATCGTTTCGAGCTCCTTATAGAAGCTGAACATGGACATATGCTCCTAGAGAAACTGGCCATCGCCGAACAACAAGTTGCGGTATGTATACTAGATTTATACATGCAGCCGGGCAATGGCATCGAAACAGCATCATCGATCAGGGAGCGTTTTCCGGATATCGTGACGATAGGCTATTCAACCAGTACAGAAGAGCAGGATATCAGCGACATGAAAGCAGCCGGGGTGGTTGCCGTTTTTGACAAAAACAAAGTGAGCGTTGGCGAATTACTTAACCACATTCACGATTACCTATCCGATTTAGGGTAA
- a CDS encoding Crp/Fnr family transcriptional regulator, giving the protein MFINHIIEKFAHFDLSEEELKETRKILHLEHFKRNSFFLKKGECSSRIGLLIKGLMYAYNMDSNEEEHVHGFFYAASQHDVVFNYEAYIQNSPSEVSYKCYQDATMIVLDTKKVKELYEQFPRFYQLEMLIMQPQFLQALSRSKMLHAASAPEKISLLKAQSPEIFKLFPSAYIASYLGIHRNTFNRAMHKL; this is encoded by the coding sequence ATGTTTATAAACCACATTATCGAAAAGTTTGCTCATTTTGACTTGAGCGAGGAAGAACTAAAGGAAACTCGAAAGATCCTTCATTTGGAACACTTCAAACGAAACAGCTTTTTTCTAAAGAAAGGTGAGTGCAGTTCACGCATCGGCTTATTGATCAAAGGGCTGATGTATGCCTATAACATGGACAGCAATGAAGAGGAACATGTACACGGTTTTTTCTACGCCGCTTCCCAGCACGACGTAGTCTTCAACTATGAAGCGTATATACAAAACAGTCCTTCAGAAGTATCTTACAAATGTTATCAAGATGCCACGATGATTGTTTTGGACACCAAAAAGGTCAAGGAACTGTACGAACAGTTCCCTCGTTTTTACCAACTGGAGATGCTGATCATGCAACCGCAATTTCTTCAAGCACTTTCTAGAAGCAAAATGCTCCATGCCGCAAGTGCTCCCGAAAAGATCAGCCTGCTTAAAGCGCAATCTCCGGAAATATTCAAACTGTTCCCGTCGGCCTACATTGCTTCCTATCTAGGTATTCATCGTAATACGTTCAATAGGGCGATGCACAAGCTTTAG
- a CDS encoding DUF6055 domain-containing protein produces the protein MKLLLTLLSVLILPSWQSVLAQSTAQSAALTISEKQAYIPSKVWRVPDDNDYSDPNSEYSNDRRVESANIIIFWAKEYGADPTTNAEVSKRFDPAELLKTSEELYGFYTKELKFVEVGKSVSDRYKLLMYVFGGDDGTAYGGGAEDKIGVLWTPAVRVAKPPYGALAHEMGHSFQYLAKCDGNWAFSSPPKGSRGNSIFEMTSQYMLWQVYPDWVTFENYHLKGFMEKTHYAFLHETNQYHSPFVLEYWASKHGIDFIGKMWRSVKEGEDPVMAYQRMTNTSQEAFNDELFDAYRRFVTWDLPRVELAAKPYANQHSSKLLNEGKGTWRIAPSHAPQDYGYNAFRLTLPQKSSTVSLRFEGLKNAAGYRTIQPERAGWRYGFLAVSKEGKRTYRPVEHKPQGKVKFKVPKDTEYLWFIVMGAPDTHAIHLVDGKEETDEQWPYQIEINNMLLFDNK, from the coding sequence ATGAAACTATTGTTAACCTTACTGTCCGTCCTAATCTTGCCTTCATGGCAGTCCGTGTTGGCACAGTCAACCGCACAGTCAGCTGCTTTAACTATAAGCGAAAAACAAGCCTACATACCATCCAAGGTGTGGCGTGTGCCGGATGACAACGACTATAGTGATCCAAACAGCGAATACAGTAACGATCGAAGAGTCGAGTCAGCAAATATCATAATTTTCTGGGCAAAAGAATACGGTGCCGATCCGACGACAAATGCGGAAGTGAGCAAGCGGTTCGATCCAGCGGAGCTTTTAAAAACATCCGAAGAGTTGTACGGTTTTTATACCAAGGAGCTCAAATTTGTGGAAGTTGGAAAGTCTGTGTCTGATCGGTATAAATTATTGATGTACGTATTTGGAGGCGATGATGGCACGGCTTACGGTGGTGGCGCGGAAGACAAGATCGGGGTGCTGTGGACGCCTGCGGTACGCGTGGCCAAGCCTCCTTATGGTGCGCTGGCGCATGAGATGGGGCACAGCTTTCAATATTTGGCCAAATGCGACGGCAATTGGGCTTTTTCTTCTCCGCCAAAAGGCAGTCGAGGAAATAGTATTTTCGAAATGACCTCTCAGTATATGCTGTGGCAGGTGTATCCAGATTGGGTTACTTTTGAAAACTATCACCTTAAAGGCTTTATGGAAAAAACACATTACGCTTTTTTGCACGAAACCAATCAATATCATTCCCCCTTCGTGTTGGAGTATTGGGCAAGCAAACATGGCATCGATTTCATCGGCAAAATGTGGCGATCGGTCAAAGAGGGCGAAGATCCGGTTATGGCTTATCAGCGTATGACAAATACCTCACAAGAAGCATTCAATGATGAGTTGTTTGACGCCTATCGCCGTTTTGTGACTTGGGATCTGCCTCGTGTAGAGTTGGCTGCTAAGCCTTACGCCAACCAGCATAGCAGTAAGCTACTCAACGAAGGGAAGGGCACTTGGCGAATTGCTCCTTCGCACGCTCCTCAGGACTATGGGTACAATGCTTTCCGTTTAACATTGCCTCAAAAGTCATCTACGGTGTCGCTTCGTTTCGAAGGATTGAAAAATGCGGCCGGCTATCGTACTATACAGCCCGAGCGCGCCGGTTGGCGTTATGGTTTCTTGGCTGTTTCTAAGGAAGGTAAACGTACCTATAGGCCTGTAGAACATAAACCACAAGGTAAAGTTAAATTCAAGGTGCCAAAGGATACGGAATATCTGTGGTTTATTGTGATGGGCGCACCTGACACGCATGCGATTCACCTCGTGGATGGTAAGGAAGAAACAGATGAACAGTGGCCTTATCAGATCGAGATAAATAATATGTTGTTATTCGATAATAAATAA
- a CDS encoding SusC/RagA family TonB-linked outer membrane protein, with the protein MKIIVSLWISVLVSVNVYAQQIRGTVLDQNKSPIAGASVKNLSTSLTTQTDQKGEFALTANGQQILEISSIGYEKKQVSAGQVPLVITLTETLSTLEEAVVIGYQTVSRKKATAAISSISGKDLENLPAASFDMLLQGRLAGVNVQNFSGAPGASPTLAVRGTSAVSTQYSGDDYYNVISSPLYVIDGVPQPTEQFVGPNTGTGTNYLAGLNPNDIESVDVLRDASAAAIYGSRAANGVVMITTKKGRTGEPRVMVTGYTGVTQRPELRDVTLGALERRQKLEILNRQLTYNDLRNMPRLLTDSLNPAFNGNTDWQDLFYQKGSVSNANLSLSGGGNSTTYRFSGDMFDEQGIVKATGFKRYNGRLTLSTKALNERLTINPNVSYSYNSRDRGNGSNTSPIALGAGNMPTSLLNLSQSKREFLLGQYSSNLDVNENTNLNVNLNLSLLLAPGLTFTSQSAYIANDAKRDYNRPSELMSGAGNYSSSTAYGDAQLRISNILSYSNTFGKHSVSALIGQEAEKNRIESVSAWGSLGVSDQIQVVNGFLQNNIGAYSDLQRYSLLSYLGRFSYDYDSKYLFSGAFRTDGSSRFGENNKWGYFPSASVGWILTEEEFLKESSWLTLLKIRGSYGLTGALPPSNYLQYNLYNVNAGGFSGNGGAASYNGQVVIMPNFNNGVAQKNLSWQKNRQWNLGVDMELYRGRFTMMVDLFNKENYDGLFDVQLPLTTGYDIAQTNSVAIRNSGVDIQFSADVLPRDSKFSWRSNFNISYVKNRIMNLPNGGRDLIMEGDRFDKSHILSVGSPINAFYLYKTLGVFSTVDDIPVNPYTGERFRNSNGTFGAGDFQFADLDGDYFIDIFNSGINPDKMPIGDPNFKWVGGWNNVLSYKNISLTFMFTYGFDRDVLNLFEADQFSNSTSGNALSNFVYYSTPDLDKLNIWRQPGDQAEYAKYDLGTYRYYYTSAQTFFLESGSYLRWKNFIASYNLPTNLLKRLSISNLRVFGIMDNVLMWQKSKKLPDAEAVSPYGEYNGGGYPIPRKYTLGLEITL; encoded by the coding sequence ATGAAAATTATAGTCTCACTATGGATTTCGGTTTTGGTGTCGGTCAATGTGTATGCGCAACAAATTCGGGGAACAGTTCTAGATCAGAACAAGTCACCGATAGCGGGAGCATCCGTAAAAAACCTCAGCACCTCATTAACAACACAAACCGATCAAAAGGGCGAATTTGCCCTCACTGCCAATGGGCAGCAAATTTTGGAAATCTCTTCCATCGGGTATGAGAAGAAACAGGTGTCAGCGGGTCAGGTGCCGCTGGTCATCACCCTTACTGAAACACTCAGTACCTTGGAGGAAGCCGTGGTTATCGGTTACCAAACGGTAAGCCGTAAGAAAGCCACCGCAGCAATCTCTAGTATCTCGGGAAAAGATTTGGAGAATTTGCCCGCCGCCAGTTTTGATATGCTCCTGCAAGGGCGTTTAGCTGGTGTAAATGTGCAGAATTTCTCGGGAGCGCCCGGCGCTTCACCTACCTTGGCGGTGCGTGGTACCTCTGCGGTAAGCACGCAGTACTCAGGTGATGACTACTATAACGTTATCAGCAGCCCTTTGTATGTTATCGATGGTGTGCCACAGCCTACCGAACAATTCGTTGGTCCAAATACCGGAACAGGTACGAACTACCTAGCGGGTCTTAATCCCAATGATATCGAATCGGTAGATGTGTTGCGGGATGCCTCTGCGGCGGCGATCTATGGATCAAGAGCGGCCAATGGTGTGGTGATGATTACCACCAAGAAAGGTAGAACAGGGGAGCCGCGCGTTATGGTTACCGGCTACACCGGCGTAACGCAAAGGCCCGAACTACGGGACGTTACCTTAGGTGCCTTGGAGCGCAGACAGAAGTTGGAGATCCTGAATCGTCAATTGACCTACAACGACCTGCGTAATATGCCACGATTGTTAACGGACTCGTTGAATCCGGCCTTTAATGGTAATACCGATTGGCAAGATCTTTTCTACCAAAAGGGAAGTGTCAGTAATGCCAATCTTTCCTTGTCTGGTGGTGGAAACTCGACAACCTATCGCTTCAGCGGTGATATGTTCGATGAACAGGGTATTGTGAAAGCTACCGGCTTCAAACGGTATAATGGTCGCTTGACCCTATCGACGAAAGCCTTGAATGAAAGGTTGACGATCAATCCTAACGTTTCTTACTCGTACAACTCGAGAGATCGTGGTAATGGCAGTAATACCAGTCCAATAGCTTTGGGTGCTGGGAACATGCCGACCTCTTTGTTGAACCTGTCCCAATCCAAAAGAGAGTTTTTGTTGGGGCAGTACAGCTCGAACTTGGACGTGAACGAGAATACCAACTTGAACGTTAACCTAAACCTCAGCTTACTATTGGCTCCAGGCTTAACTTTTACTTCACAGTCTGCCTACATTGCTAATGACGCGAAGCGCGATTACAACCGCCCTAGTGAGTTGATGAGTGGTGCGGGAAATTACTCGTCATCGACAGCCTACGGCGATGCACAACTTCGTATATCGAACATTTTGAGCTACTCCAATACGTTCGGAAAACATTCCGTAAGTGCACTTATTGGACAGGAGGCAGAGAAGAACAGGATCGAATCGGTGAGTGCATGGGGTAGTTTAGGGGTTTCTGACCAGATTCAAGTGGTCAATGGATTCCTGCAGAACAACATCGGTGCCTACTCCGATCTGCAACGCTACTCCTTATTGTCTTACCTAGGTCGTTTTTCCTATGATTACGATAGCAAATACCTATTTTCTGGAGCGTTTCGTACCGATGGATCTTCTCGCTTTGGAGAAAACAATAAATGGGGTTACTTTCCGTCGGCTTCGGTGGGCTGGATCCTTACCGAGGAGGAGTTCTTGAAAGAGTCTTCTTGGTTGACCTTGTTGAAGATCCGCGGAAGCTATGGTTTGACCGGTGCGTTGCCGCCAAGCAACTATTTGCAGTACAATCTTTATAATGTAAATGCTGGAGGTTTCTCCGGTAATGGTGGTGCAGCTTCGTACAACGGACAAGTGGTGATCATGCCTAATTTCAATAATGGTGTGGCGCAGAAAAACCTGAGCTGGCAGAAAAACAGACAGTGGAACCTCGGGGTAGATATGGAGCTGTATCGTGGTCGATTCACGATGATGGTGGATTTATTTAACAAAGAAAACTACGACGGGCTGTTTGATGTGCAGTTGCCATTGACCACCGGTTACGATATCGCGCAGACAAACTCTGTCGCTATCCGTAACTCGGGTGTGGATATTCAATTTTCCGCAGATGTGCTTCCGCGCGATTCTAAATTTAGCTGGCGGTCGAACTTCAACATCTCCTATGTGAAAAACCGTATCATGAACCTGCCGAATGGCGGTCGTGATCTGATCATGGAGGGAGATCGTTTTGATAAGTCACATATTCTATCTGTGGGTTCGCCGATCAATGCATTCTACCTATACAAAACCTTGGGCGTGTTCAGTACCGTGGACGATATTCCGGTAAATCCGTATACAGGTGAACGTTTCCGTAATTCAAACGGCACCTTTGGAGCAGGTGATTTTCAGTTTGCAGATCTTGATGGAGATTACTTTATCGATATTTTCAATAGCGGTATCAACCCCGATAAAATGCCTATTGGTGATCCGAATTTCAAATGGGTCGGTGGATGGAACAACGTGCTTTCTTACAAAAACATATCGTTGACCTTTATGTTCACCTATGGCTTTGATCGTGATGTATTGAACTTGTTCGAAGCGGATCAATTCTCGAACTCTACTTCCGGAAATGCACTTTCCAATTTTGTGTACTACTCCACACCAGATTTGGATAAGCTGAACATTTGGAGACAACCCGGCGATCAGGCTGAATATGCAAAATATGATTTAGGTACTTATCGCTACTATTACACGTCGGCGCAGACATTTTTCTTAGAAAGTGGATCCTACTTAAGATGGAAGAACTTTATTGCTTCCTACAATTTGCCGACCAA